From Triticum aestivum cultivar Chinese Spring chromosome 4A, IWGSC CS RefSeq v2.1, whole genome shotgun sequence, a single genomic window includes:
- the LOC123088072 gene encoding cysteine synthase: MATGDGAEGTGRRGVPSLLADGGTGQEEHIASDVTQLIGWTPLIELKRISGKEGVGARIVGKIEAYQPLCSVKDRSALRMIEDAEEKGLISPGVTTLVEPTSGNLGLGLVLVALSKGYRFVAVMPGQYSLDKQILLRYMGAELFITDPTLGFPGLVDKVEQLKKELPNVHVLDQFANPANPDAHIRWTGPEIWKDTAGKVDIFVAGSGSGGTVSGVGKYLKMQNPNVKIICVEPAESPVISGGEPGKHKIQGIGPGFLPEILDTSIIDETVTVTTEDAMTNARRLAMEEGLLVGISSGANLAACLKVAAREENKGKMIVTMFPSGGERYMNSDLFAAVREECIAMTF; the protein is encoded by the exons ATGGCGACGGGGGATGGAGCGGAGGGGACTGGCAGAAGAGGGGTCCCTTCCCTGCTCGCCGACGGCGGGACCGGGCAGGAGGAGCATATCGCCTCCGACGTCACCCAG CTGATAGGGTGGACGCCGCTGATCGAGCTGAAGCGGATCTCCGGGAAGGAGGGGGTGGGTGCCCGCATCGTCGGCAAGATCGAGGCCTACCAGCCCCTCTGCTCCGTCAAGGACCGCAGCGCTCTCAG GATGATCGAGGATGCTGAAGAGAAGGGGCTGATTTCACCCGGTGTCACGACTCTAGTCGAGCCGACCAGCGGTAATTTAGGCCTTGGATTGGTTCTGGTTGCTCTTAGCAAAGGCTACAGGTTCGTCGCGGTGATGCCGGGCCAATACTCGCTTGATAAGCAGATCTTGTTGAGATACATGGGTGCTGAGTTGTTCATAACTG ATCCAACACTTGGGTTTCCGGGACTAGTCGACAAGGTCGAACAGCTCAAGAAAGAATTACCGAACGTACACGTTCTTGATCAGTTCGCAAATCCAGCAAATCCTGATGCACACATCAGATGGACTG GACCTGAGATTTGGAAGGATACTGCTGGCAAGGTGGACATATTCGTTGCTGGTTCAGGCTCAGGAGGTACAGTATCTGGTGTCGGAAAGTATCTGAAGATGCAAAACCCAAATGTGAAGATCATTTGTGTGGAACCTGCAGAGAGTCCAGTTATTTCAG GTGGGGAACCAGGAAAACATAAAATCCAGGGAATAGGACCAGGATTCTTACCTGAGATCTTGGACACCTCGATCATCGATGAGACGGTCACCGTGACCACCGAGGACGCAATGACGAATGCGAGGAGGTTGGCAATGGAAGAAGGCCTGCTTGTGGGCATATCTTCTGGGGCAAACCTGGCAGCTTGCTTGAAG GTCGCAGCAAGAGAAGAGAACAAGGGGAAGATGATTGTGACCATGTTCCCGAGCGGGGGCGAGAGATACATGAACTCTGACCTCTTTGCAGCTGTAAGAGAGGAGTGTATTGCCATGACCTTTTGA